A part of Fusarium oxysporum Fo47 chromosome III, complete sequence genomic DNA contains:
- a CDS encoding fungal-specific transcription factor domain-containing protein, translating into MKGQAKSRSGCRACKSKRLKCDESRPGCNNCIARKITCPGYQQTLKWSTKYERRKDKTSDPPDFNQLIFAASESVQRRGSDVTVSPPQSRRSSTTSQQASSPATVPSVPAYLPADSNLVCQEAKDIKSTANAATNCGQPCSSSRRRSTLIPPNVAGNTSPSNNMPLILLPQEPTPKTPEETEDQAIALYRRRSSCYKAMNTPTTISEPSTFLIELWFKSVCGSWAAYDSPTNPFRRLGSSLWGSSRPLFYSLQSMAAASLTRRQPQIQEIAASAPRIATEAIIQELKDLFESPNSVTTIPHALIISLFCLSSSLCWMDHKQLGLQYLRHVRVILALLEMRSEHLSKQDQSLVGFFKECLIYEESVRSIVTSTKDDISTLTEWTPATYPPYDFVLHPWTGVPPKIIALFGKSMSLCRRSRDTWRNCTAPTYEVMWQTMIDINEAQILEETLLSVQVPKLISDAADAYTNKGQINLDLHHAAEVFRLCSLLQLYQTFPDLVSRRLPERINGSVTQVTWPTSLALHITGLLSNIPASSIRCLQPLLCLGVGSGLRCKTVCAEEKPPQLELLDATSDECLLSEDSNQKHFTDVNLAREFIVERLKGFGNGPAAGPIVVLRELLQAVWSYYDCEIVPGSIHWLDVMDDLKYETVFG; encoded by the exons ATGAAAGGTCAAGCAAAGTCCCGCTCTGGCTGTAGGGCCTGTAAGAGCAAAAGG CTCAAGTGTGACGAAAGCAGGCCTGGCTGTAATAATTGCATTGCGAGGAAGATTACTTGTCCGGGGTATCAGCAAACTCTCAAGTGGTCCACCAAATATGAGCGGCGAAAGGACAAGACGAGTGATCCTCCTGATTTCAATCAACTCATCTTTGCTGCATCTGAGTCGGTTCAACGTCGCGGTTCTGATGTGACGGTATCTCCACCTCAGAGCAGACGGTCGTCTACCACTTCGCAACAAGCTTCAAGTCCTGCTACGGTGCCGTCGGTTCCTGCATATTTGCCTGCCGACTCAAATCTTGTAtgtcaagaagccaaggacATTAAGAGTACAGCCAATGCAGCTACGAATTGTGGCCAGCCATGCAGCAGTTCTCGAAGGCGTTCAACATTGATACCACCTAACGTCGCGGGCAATACGTCGCCTTCAAACAACATGCCTCTCATATTATTGCCCCAAGAGCCAACGCCGAAGACCCCCGAAGAAACCGAGGATCAAGCCATCGCTCTCTACAGACGACGCTCATCATGCTATAAAGCGATGAATACTCCAACAACCATCTCTGAGCCATCAACATTCTTAATTGAGCTCTGGTTCAAATCTGTCTGCGGTTCATGGGCAGCATATGACTCCCCTACCAACCCTTTCCGGCGGTTAGGATCCTCCCTTTGGGGCTCCTCAAGACCTTTATTCTACTCGCTTCAAAGCATGGCAGCTGCTTCTCTCACACGACGACAACCTCAGATCCAAGAAATCGCTGCATCGGCCCCACGAATAGCAACCGAGGCTATAATTCAGGAACTCAAAGATCTTTTCGAGTCGCCGAATAGTGTAACCACGATTCCTCACGCGCTTATCATATCACTGTTCTGTCTGAGCTCATCGCTGTGCTGGATGGACCACAAACAACTTGGCCTGCAATATCTACGACACGTACGCGTAATACTAGCTCTACTCGAAATGCGATCCGAGCACCTCTCAAAACAAGATCAAAGTCTAGTTGGCTTCTTCAAAGAATGCCTTATCTACGAAGAATCCGTCCGCAGTATCGTGACAAGCACGAAGGACGACATCAGCACGCTTACGGAATGGACACCAGCGACGTATCCACCATATGACTTTGTTCTTCATCCTTGGACTGGTGTTCCGCCCAAAATAATTGCCTTGTTTGGAAAGTCCATGTCGCTCTGTCGCAGATCGCGAGATACCTGGCGGAATTGCACTGCACCGACGTATGAGGTTATGTGGCAGACAATGATCGACATTAACGAAGCGCAAATCCTCGAAGAGACACTTTTGTCCGTGCAAGTGCCGAAGCTTATCAGCGACGCGGCAGATGCTTATACGAACAAGGGCCAAATTAATCTCGATTTACATCACGCTGCAGAAGTTTTCCGACTCTGTTCATTATTACAGCTGTACCAAACATTTCCAGATCTTGTGTCAAGAAGACTTCCCGAGAGGATTAACGGGAGTGTAACACAAGTTACATGGCCCACGTCCCTCGCGCTTCACATCACAGGCCTCTTGTCCAACATCCCTGCCTCGTCGATCCGGTGTCTGCAACCCTTGCTCTGTCTCGGAGTCGGCTCAGGATTGCGGTGTAAGACGGTATGCGCCGAGGAAAAGCCACCGCAATTAGAGCTCCTAGACGCCACCTCCGATGAGTGCTTACTGAGTGAGGACTCTAACCAAAAACATTTTACAGACGTGAACTTGGCGCGTGAGTTTATCGTCGAGAGGCTCAAAGGGTTTGGCAATGGTCCAGCTGCTGGGCCTATTGTTGTGCTACGGGAGTTACTGCAGGCTGTGTGGTCGTATTATGATTGTGAAATAGTGCCAGGGTCTATTCATTGGCTTGATGTTATGGATGACTTAAAGTACGAGACTGTATTTGGTTAG
- a CDS encoding chitin synthase-domain-containing protein codes for MANLVPPGSARESSSSETGNTMPFHKGKMPALPYGGGSGPSTSHGQIPLRPSGTISRDSSVIRGINGGFHPGAQTPMSGVTHASWLTNNGNESNLSFTSSIMQEEAKLRWDSDEELKKMSKSMLRLQKWSLIIGLASINGALIYVGWKYYQVYYFFLVLLSSNTVLQSFMCICIILHWFITHVLLGWWKREENVPAEPEKMVLLLPCYNETYQELTRSLDSLIEQKNIDNHPRVIFIVVDGNVRGPGMEKTTQDYLLQDILEPGPSRTFENGYRARDGLFMPVKTQTGFYKGIPYVFVGKRYNQGKRDSLCFARSLIYHFKQRSENIVTMFNNELFEYIGNNFINAGLDDITYLCGMDADTVFDGYCIWEMIKEIRKNPKLVGVCGHVCVDFDGHNWGYWSLYQSVEYSQTQGLRRMFQSRITGKVNCLPGCCQLIRVDEATFGDAVLRERFGYCPKPNDIMTQHIMGNYSEDSIHASIIFSLFPGKQTAQALRAKAMTIVPQDWKVFLSQRKRWALGSISNEFVMIFRPGIILIERLQSLIAVITWAITPFIIAAFVELLIVFAKRGSEVMQDPVFLGLICVLFFRYLYSFCIGFWLPRNNLERAQYFAGYVMHLFTSPFMNIIILVYSLFHSDDFKWGKTREVVRGVNEKDGDAVGGRGTH; via the exons ATGGCCAATCTTGTACCTCCAGGTTCCGCCAGGGAATCATCCTCTTCGGAGACAGGCAATACAATGCCTTTTCACAAAGGAAAGATGCCTGCTCTGCCATATGGTGGTGGATCTGGCCCTTCAACATCCCACGGTCAAATCCCCCTCAGGCCAAGCGGAACAATTTCCAGAGATTCA TCCGTTATCCGAGGCATCAACGGTGGCTTCCATCCTGGCGCCCAAACCCCAATGTCGGGCGTAACCCACGCCTCCTGGCTCACCAACAACGGCAACGAATCGAACCTCTCCTTCACGTCGTCCATCatgcaagaagaagccaagctCCGATGGGACTCCGACGAAGAGCTCAAAAAAATGTCCAAGAGCATGCTCCGTCTTCAAAAATGGAGTCTCATCATCGGTCTCGCCTCCATCAACGGCGCTCTCATCTACGTTGGTTGGAAGTACTACCAGGTGTACTatttcttcctcgtcctcttgaGCTCAAACACCGTTCTTCAGTCGTTTATGTGCATTTGCATTATTCTTCATTGGTTTATTACGCATGTTCTTTTGGGGTGGTGGAAGAGGGAGGAGAATGTTCCTGCTGAGCCGGAGAAGATGGTGCTGCTTCTGCCGTGCTATAATGAGACGTATCAGGAGTTGACGAGGTCTCTTGATTCGCTTATCGAGCAGAAGAATATCGACAATCATCCTCGTGTCATCTtcattgttgttgatggcaaTGTCCGTGGGCCGGGCATGGAGAAGACTACACAAGATTATCTTCTCCAAGATATCCTCGAGCCTGGTCCCTCTCGAACCTTCGAAAACGGATATCGCGCCCGAGACGGTTTATTCATGCCTGTCAAGACACAAACCGGGTTTTACAAGGGTATTCCGTACGTATTCGTCGGAAAGCGATACAACCAGGGCAAACGCGACAGTCTCTGCTTCGCGCGCTCTCTTATTTACCACTTCAAGCAACGCTCTGAGAACATCGTCACCATGTTCAACAATGAGCTCTTCGAATACATCGGTAACAACTTCATCAATGCtggtcttgatgatatcacaTACCTCTGCGGTATGGATGCTGATACTGTATTCGATGGATACTGTATCTGGGAGATGATCAAGGAGATTCGAAAGAACCCAAAGCTTGTCGGTGTTTGTGGCCATGTCTGCGTAGACTTTGATGGTCACAATTGGGGATACTGGTCGCTGTACCAGTCTGTTGAGTATTCCCAAACTCAAGGCCTTCGACGCATGTTTCAGTCTCGCATCACAGGAAAAGTCAATTGTCTTCCTGGATGTTGTCAACTCATTCGTGTTGACGAAGCTACCTTTGGCGATGCTGTTCTTCGGGAGCGCTTTGGATACTGCCCTAAGCCAAATGATATTATGACACAGCACATCATGGGTAATTACTCCGAAGACAGTATTCACgcctccatcatcttcagtcTCTTCCCCGGCAAGCAAACCGCCCAAGCCCTCCGCGCCAAAGCCATGACAATCGTTCCCCAAGACTGGAAAGTCTTCCTCTCCCAGCGCAAGCGTTGGGCTTTAGGTAGTATATCCAACGAGTTCGTCATGATCTTCCGCCCcggcatcatcctcatcgagCGTCTCCAGAGTCTCATCGCCGTCATTACCTGGGCAATCACCCCTTTCATCATCGCCGCATTTGTCGAACTCCTTATCGTCTTCGCCAAACGAGGTAGCGAGGTGATGCAGGACCCCGTGTTCCTCGGTCTCATCTGCGTGTTGTTCTTCCGCTAT CTTTACTCTTTTTGCATTGGCTTCTGGCTTCCGCGCAACAACCTCGAGCGCGCGCAGTATTTCGCAGGCTATGTCATGCATCTCTTCACATCGCCTTTCATGAACATTATTATTCTGGTTTATTCTCTGTTTCACTCTGATGACTTCAAGTGGGGTAAGACGCGTGAAGTTGTCAGGGGTGTTAACGAGAAGGACggtgatgctgttggtggtCGGGGCACACACTGA
- a CDS encoding XFP N-terminal domain-containing protein, which translates to MPSEVIDRPNPAPLDSHLPDVALELALKAPKKQLDKKIAQSLNDFQHAACYIAGSMIFLKDNVLLERDLKSEDIKPRLLGHWGTCPGIILVWSHLNLLIRNHDLEMIFVIGPGHGAPAALASLWLEGSLERFFPQKYGVSKDGLRNLITGFSVPGGFPSHINSETPGSIHEGGELGYSLAVSFGAVMDNPDLIVTCLVGDGEAESGPTAAAWHSIKYIDPAESGAVIPILHVNGFKISERTIYGCMDNKELSSLFAGYGYQPTIVETLEEIDSELSGALEWAVNEIKKIQEAARDRKPIVKPRWPMIVLRTPKGWTGPKKVDGEFIEGSFHSHQIPVPNASKDEEHLKILQDWLKTYDTAHLLKDGKPADSILEIIPQKDEKRLGQLKKTYDPYQQLEVPNWKTFAVEKASQNSCMKQTGDFLNQVIKENPKSFRIFSPDELESNKLSAVFENTGRNFQWDEFSRAQGGRVIEILSEHCCQGWMQGYTLTGRTALFPSYESFLGIIHTMMVQYSKFNKIARETNWRGDLSSINYIETSTWARQEHNGFSHQNPSFIGSVLNLKAEAARVYLPPDANCFLSTIHHCLGSKNYVNLMIGSKQPTGVFLSPEEAAEHCRKGASIWEFASIDSGKEPDVVIAGIGVEVTFEVVKAAEILRAWIPELRVRVVNVTDLMVLAAESRHPHALSRADFLDMFTEDKAVCFNYHGYAAELQGLLFGRPGLHRMTVEGYKEEGSTTTPFDMMLLNWVSRFDVAKRALKGAAESNDKIKSKLDETLKKIDDRVAEVKKYIQDEGKDPEDLYDMPKF; encoded by the exons ATGCCCAGTGAAGTGATCGATCGCCCTAATCCGGCTCCGCTGGACAGTCATCTTCCAGATGTAGCTCTGGAATTGGCACTCAAGGCGcccaagaagcagctggaCAAGAAGATCGCCCAATCGCTCAATGATTTCCAGCATGCGGCATGCTACATTGCAGGGT CCATGATCTTCCTGAAAGACAACGTCTTACTTGAGAGGGACTTGAAGTCAGAAGATATCAAGCCACGATTATTGG GCCACTGGGGGACATGTCCGGGCATCATCTTAGTCTGGTCgcatctcaaccttctcatccGCAACCATGATCTGGAAATGATCTTTGTGATCGGGCCCGGTCACGGTGCTCCTGCTGCTTTGGCCTCACTATGGCTCGAGGGATCTCTCGAGAGATTCTTCCCTCAGAAGTATGGCGTTAGCAAGGATGGCTTGCGAAACCTCATTACCGGGTTTTCGGTTCCTGGAGGCTTCCCTAG TCACATCAACTCCGAAACTCCGGGATCTATCCACGAGGGTGGTGAGCTAGGCTACTCCCTAGCTGTTTCATTTGGTGCCGTCATGGATAACCCAGACCTGATTGTCACTTGTcttgttggagatggtgaaGCCGAGAGTGGTCCCACCGCAGC TGCTTGGCACTCCATCAAGTACATTGATCCCGCCGAGTCTGGAGCCGTTATTCCCATTCTGCATGTGAATGGCTTCAAGATCAGCGAGAGGACGATTTATGGTTGCATGGACAACAAGGAACTCTCCAGTTTGTTCGCCGGGTATGGATACCAGCCAACGATCGTGGAGACGCTCGAAGAGATCGACAGCGAACTCTCGGGTGCTTTAGAGTGGGCTGTCaacgagatcaagaagatccaagaGGCAGCTCGAGATAGGAAGCCCATTGTCAAGCCACGCTGGCCCATGATTGTCCTTCGAACACCCAAGGGGTGGACAGGTCCCAAGAAGGTTGACGGCGAGTTCATTGAAGGCTCTTTCCACTCTCATCAGATCCCTGTTCCCAACGCcagcaaggatgaggagcACCTCAAGATTCTTCAAGACTGGCTCAAGACCTATGATACGGCCCACTTGCTCAAGGACGGAAAGCCTGCTGACAGTATCTTGGAGATCATTCCTCAAAAGGATGAAAAGCGACTTGGACAGCTCAAGAAGACATACGACCCTTATCAGCAATTGGAGGTTCCTAACTGGAAGACTTTTGCAGTGGAGAAGGCTTCGCAAAACAGCTGCATGAAGCAAACTGGCGATTTCCTGAACCAGGTCATTAAGGAAAACCCCAAGAGCTTCCGTATCTTCTCTCCTGATGAACTGGAGAGCAACAAGCTCAGTGCAGTCTTTGAGAACACAGGCCGAAACTTCCAGTGGGATGAGTTCTCTCGCGCCCAGGGCGGCAGAGTTATTGAGATCCTCTCCGAGCATTGCTGCCAAGGATGGATGCAG GGCTACACACTCACTGGTCGAACGGCACTCTTTCCCAGTTATGAGTCTTTCCTCGGCATCATCCATACCATGATGGTGCAGTACTCCaagttcaacaagatcgCGCGCGAGACCAATTGGCGGGGCGATCTCAGTTCAATTAACTATATCGAAACTAGCACTTGGGCCCGTCAAGAGCACAACGGCTTCTCTCATCAGAACCCATCCTTCATCGGCTCTGTTCTCAACCTGAAGGCTGAGGCGGCACGCGTTTATCTTCCTCCCGATGCCAACTGCTTCCTTAGCACCATCCACCACTGCTTGGGATCTAAGAACTACGTCAACCTTATGATTGGCTCGAAGCAGCCTACTGGTGTCTTCTTGTCTcccgaggaggctgctgaacATTGCCGAAAGGGCGCAAGCATCTGGGAGTTTGCCTCAATTGACAGTGGCAAGGAGCCCGATGTTGTGATCGCTGGtattggtgttgaggttaCCTTCGAGGTTGTTAAGGCTGCTGAGATCCTTCGCGCCTGGATCCCTGAGCTTCGAGTCCGAGTCGTCAACGTCACGGATCTCATGGTTCTGGCCGCCGAATCCCGTCACCCACACGCACTCAGCCGAGCTGACTTCCTCGACATGTTCACGGAGGACAAGGCCGTATGCTTCAACTACCACGGATATGCTGCCGAGCTTCAAGGTCTTCTCTTTGGACGCCCAGGTCTGCACCGCATGACAGTGGAGGGATACAAGGAGGAGGGTAGCACCACTACACCGTTCGACATGATGCTCCTCAACTGGGTCAGCCGATTTGACGTCGCAAAACGTGCGCTCAAGGGCGCTGCCGAGTCAAACGACAAGATTAAGTCCAAGCTTGACGAGACACTCAAGAAGATTGACGACAGAGTTGCGGAGGTCAAAAAGTACATTCAGGACGAGGGCAAGG ATCCTGAGGACCTGTATGATATGCCCAAGTTTTAG
- a CDS encoding catalase — protein sequence MTEQVTGAIKHAVMGHGNDKIDQLKANIVEPSENTRITSDYGVKQNNTDHWLRVNSEDQTGASLLEDAFGREKIHRFDHERIPERVVHARGAGAHGTFKLFESAEDVTKAGVFTDTSRETPVFVRFSTVLGSRGSADTVRDVRGFAVKFYTQEGNFDIVGNNIPVFFIQDAMKFPDMVHAGKPEPHNEVPQAQSAHNNFWDFVWGHSEATHMYMWAMSDRAIPRSYRMMQGFGVNTYTLINDKGERRFVKFHFTPELGVHSLVWDEALKLAGQDPDFHRKDLQEAIENGAYPKWKFGIQVLEESQEHDFDFDILDATKVWPEDQIPVRYIGELELNRVVDEYFTETEQVAFCTSHLVPGVGPSDDPLLQGRNFSYQDTQLSRLGINWEELPINKPVCPVMNFNRDGAMRHTISKGKVNYWPNRYGHQPAATIQEGAYVDYQQKIAGIKQRALSKKFKDHFSQAQLFYNSLSEIEKAHVQAAFSFELDHCDEAIVYERLTERLGVVDGELANTIAEMVGGKKPIDAKPNPGKKAKNLSQLDFLPKTPTIKSRRIAIIIADGYDPIAFNAMYGAIKAQSALPFVIGPRRSAIFSANEDSSSSKGIVPDHHLEGQRSTMFDAIFVPGGQKSIQTLSKNGRALHYIREAFGHLKAIGGTGEAVDLINKAIQLPEVSLSETDGSGVVDSYGVVTLKNASPDSLKEIVTVASDAKGFLEKFVYNISQHRNWQRELDGLSTMVAY from the exons ATGACCGAGCAAGTTACCGGAGCTATCAAACACGCAGTCATGGGACACGGAAACGACAAGATCGatcagctcaaggccaacatcGTTGAGCCCAGCGAGAACACTCGAATTACCTCCGATTATGGAGTGAAGCAGAATAACACCGATCACTGGCTGCGCGTGAACAGCGAGGATCAGACCGGAGCCAGTCTTCTTGAGGACGCTTTTGGACGTGAGAAG ATTCATCGCTTCGACCACGAGCGTATTCCTGAGCGCGTTGTCCACGCCCGCGGTGCTGGTGCCCACGGCACATTCAAGCTATTCGAATCTGCGGAAGATGTCACCAAAGCCGGCGTGTTTACCGACACATCAAGAGAGACTCCCGTATTTGTTCGATTCTCAACTGTTTTGGGAAGCCGCGGCTCCGCTGATACCGTTCGCGATGTCCGTGGGTTTGCGGTGAAATTCTACACACAAGAAG GAAATTTCGACATAGTAGGGAACAACATACCTGTTTTCTTTATTCAAGATGCCATGAAGTTTCCGGATATGGTCCATGCAGGAAAGCCTGAGCCGCACAACGAAGTTCCCCAAGCACAGTCCGCGCACAATAACTTCTGGGATTTCGTCTGGGGACACTCAGAGGCGACTCACATGTATATGTGGGCCATGTCTGACCGCGCAATTCCTCGATCCTACCGCATGATGCAAGGTTTCGGCGTCAACACCTATACTCTCATTAACGACAAGGGCGAGCGCCGATTCGTCAAGTTCCACTTCACACCTGAGCTCGGAGTCCACTCTCTAGTTTGGGATGAAGCTCTTAAGCTTGCTGGTCAGGACCCTGACTTCCACCGCAAGGATCTTCAGGAGGCCATCGAAAACGGCGCGTACCCGAAATGGAAGTTCGGCATCCAGGTGTTGGAGGAATCCCAAGAGCACGATTTCGACTTCGATATTCTCGACGCTACTAAGGTCTGGCCGGAAGACCAGATTCCTGTCCGCTATATTGGAGAACTCGAGCTCAACCGAGTCGTCGATGAGTATTTCACCGAGACCGAGCAGGTCGCTTTCTGCACCAGCCATCTTGTGCCTGGCGTTGGTCCATCGGACGATCCCTTGCTTCAGGGCCGAAACTTCTCTTACCAGGATACCCAGCTCAGCCGATTGGGTATTAACTGGGAAGAGCTACCCATAAACAAGCCCGTTTGCCCAGTAATGAACTTCAACCGAGATGGTGCCATGCGACACACTATCTCCAAGGGCAAGGTCAATTACTGGCCTAACCGATATGGCCACCAGCCCGCTGCAACTATCCAGGAGGGTGCCTACGTTGACTACCAGCAAAAGATTGCCGGTATCAAGCAGCGCGCTCTTagcaagaagttcaaggatCACTTCTCTCAGGCTCAGCTCTTCTACAACTCTCTTTCTGAGATCGAGAAGGCTCACGTTCAGGCCGCCTTCTCCTTCGAGTTGGACCACTGCGATGAAGCTATTGTCTACGAACGCCTGACTGAACGTCTTGGTGTAGTTGATGGGGAGCTCGCCAACACTATTGCAGAGATGGTCGGCGGCAAGAAGCCTATCGATGCCAAGCCTAACCCCGGAAAGAAGGCTAAGAACCTGAGCCAGCTTGACTTCCTTCCCAAGACTCCAACCATCAAGTCTCGCCgtatcgccatcatcatcgctgatGGCTACGACCCCATTGCCTTCAATGCCATGTACGGCGCAATCAAGGCCCAGAGCGCCCTTCCCTTCGTCATTGGGCCCCGACGCTCCGCTATCTTCTCCGCTAACGAAgactcctcttcatccaagGGCATCGTCCCCGACCACCACCTCGAGGGCCAGCGAAGCACCATGTTCGACGCTATCTTCGTTCCTGGCGGCCAGAAGTCTATCCAGACCCTTTCCAAGAATGGCCGAGCTCTTCACTACATCCGCGAGGCTTTCGGTCACCTGAAGGCGATTGGTGGTACTGGCGAGGCCGTTGATCTGATCAACAAGGCCATCCAGCTTCCCGAGGTCTCACTCTCTGAGACAGACGGCAGCGGCGTCGTCGACAGCTATGGCGTCGTTACTCTGAAGAATGCTTCACCTGACAGCCTCAAGGAGATTGTCACCGTTGCTTCCGATGCCAAGGGCTTCCTAGAGAAGTTCGTGTACAACATCAGCCAGCACCGTAACTGGCAGCGAGAGCTGGATGGATTGAGCACTATGGTGGCGTACTAA
- a CDS encoding fido domain-containing protein, giving the protein MDRFWVHGDDLMEDVIKKTHEILCKGVPIIDPGAEYPDVPYEKYAGQYRDVPVGAGNTMFVMPQYVPAKMAEMCANLKKHIGENESLDPFSLAAKYSLRFVEIHPFQDGNGRMCRIILNAILFRYVGIFIPIGVTEEEVNEYINIKKRASRDMEGHGEYATFVLKKSVRSIQKLKQKVNGKKAA; this is encoded by the coding sequence ATGGACAGATTCTGGGTTCATGGGGACGACCTAATGGAGGATGTCATTAAGAAAACGCATGAGATTCTTTGCAAAGGGGTTCCAATCATCGATCCGGGTGCCGAATATCCGGACGTCCCTTACGAAAAATACGCAGGACAATATCGAGATGTTCCTGTCGGCGCCGGAAATACGATGTTCGTGATGCCGCAATACGTGCCTGCAAAAATGGCCGAGATGTGCGCGAATCTCAAAAAGCATATCGGCGAAAATGAGTCTTTGGATCCGTTTTCACTCGCTGCCAAATACTCACTTCGGTTTGTTGAGATCCATCCCTTTCAGGATGGCAACGGACGAATGTGTCGTATCATCCTTAACGCGATCCTATTTCGGTATgtcggcatcttcatcccaATTGGGGTGACTGAGGAAGAAGTAAATGAATATATAAACATCAAGAAGAGAGCGTCAAGGGATATGGAAGGCCATGGAGAGTATGCTACGTTTgttttgaagaagagtgtGAGAAGCATACAGAAGTTGAAACAGAAGGTCAACGGGAAGAAAGCAGCATAA
- a CDS encoding uncharacterized protein (expressed protein): protein MEFNNLTLKHDCPNNHTSIAFDDVYRTYKDDQNPEALFGKALRYLSSLRVNHASAQQEIIRGEIMESLFHTIYGSNRIEQAGLGWDVTRYLCYKTLHEPDSILEVNEDDSAFD from the coding sequence ATGGAATTTAACAATCTCACGCTCAAGCATGACTGTCCAAATAACCATACGTCTATTGCTTTTGATGATGTATACCGTACCTACAAAGACGATCAAAACCCCGAAGCCCTCTTCGGAAAGGCGTTACGCTACCTTTCTTCCTTGAGAGTGAATCACGCATCGGCGCAACAGGAGATCATCCGCGGCGAGATCATGGAGTCACTTTTCCACACAATCTACGGCAGCAATCGTATCGAACAAGCAGGTCTAGGTTGGGATGTCACACGGTATCTCTGTTATAAGACCCTACATGAGCCCGACTCCATACTCGAAGTCAATGAGGATGATTCAGCCTTCGATTAG